The Perognathus longimembris pacificus isolate PPM17 chromosome 3, ASM2315922v1, whole genome shotgun sequence nucleotide sequence CACTCACTGGGACCAAGCTCTAGTCACATTACCACATCTCATTTAACCTCCTAAATTCTCTCTAAGGGAAACTATGATTATTCCCatcttttaagaaaacaaagagcTTGCTTAATGAGGTTAAGCAATTCACCTATgatcaaaataaaacagaacagaacataaactagccagggctgggaatgtgacttagtggtagagtacttgcctaatatacatgaagccctgggttcgattcctcagtaccacaaaaacagcaaaagccagaagtggcattgtggctcaagaggtagactgctagccttgagcaaaagaagctcagggacagtgcccaggctctgagttcaaaccccaggattggctgTGCCCATGACCTCaggacttgggagactgaggcagaaggatcaaggtttgaagccagcccagggaggaaagcccatgacaattgtgtctccaattaaccatcaaaaagccagaaatggggctggggatatggcagagtgctagccttgagcaaaaagaagccagggacagtgctcaggccctgagtccaagccccaggactggccaaaaaaaaaaaaaaaaaaaagccagaaatggagctgggattCAAGAGATAGGATGCtcaagctttgagtaaaaaagctaaaccacagcatccaggtcctgaatttaagtcccaatactggcacaaaaaccaacaaacaacaataaccaaaaaacccTGAAACTTAAGACATGAAAAATATACCCcctaaattaaatataatttgccCTAAGCATATCCTATTTATCTGAAAGTTTCTGTATTCAGAACCTCATTAGCATTCTCTAGGTTCTTTATTCTGTCCCTAAGGATAGAAATCTCAATGTAGACTAGAGAAGGGAAGTGAAGactcactcctctctctctcaggaGATTGGGAGCTGGGACACAAAAGTCACTGCCTAGCTGagggtttgttgttgtggttgttgtgtgTTGCTCAAGCTGGATGCCATAAGAGGTGTCAGTAGGGAGCCCAAACTGAATGTATTGAGCTTTAAACCAAAAACCAGCGGTACCAAGAGGCAAAAAAGCTTCCAGAGGGAGCTGGTAAATATTTGATGGAACCTTCCAGCTCCTCCTGACTCAGGTGACCTTGTGACATTTCAGAACATGGGACGGGAGACTATTCTTCATCTAATGACTACCACATGAGGAGGGACAAAGGCATGTGAAAAGCAATGCTCTGAGTTCAGAAAGAGCACAGACAAGCAAATTCTGCAAGACTGAGAagtgaagatttctttttttttttttctttcctttttttccttaggaGCAGAGTTAGATCCTCAGCCCACTGAATAGAGCCAGGTTGCTGGCTATCTTATTTACCCTTGTTTCTTGGGTAGCAGCTGCCTGAACAAAGTAGGTAGTCAAGGAATATATGATAAGTGAATTGCTGTGGTTCATTCAACAAGGCAGCCGCTCCTTTCTGCCCTCATACGCTACACCTCCTCACACACATGCCACTGCAGTGAAGTTCTCCCTCGGCATGCCGCCACGCTAACCCTCTCAGCTCGGCTCTGAATCTCTactcctgagagagagagagagagcgctgttTCCAGCTCATTCGGCTAACGAGGGCTCCCTGCAGGAACAAAGCCACAAGCCACTGTCCTATTATAACACCCCAGCAGCCCCGTGCAACCCTGATCCACGAGTGGCTGCCTTTATGTTTGACCTCCACCAGCAAGGTAGTATATTGAGAAGAAACGTGCAGATCTgaagcaatacacacacacacacacacacacacacacacacacacacacacacagccaccttGGAATGCTGAGACAGCATGGCAAGCCAGGGGCTGGCACTAGATCCTAGCAGAGAAATACTCAGACCACCCCCTGCCCTGCAGCCCCTAGAAACCACACAAATACTCCCATCAGACAGCTGCATTACACCCCCTGCTCTGCTGCGGCAGAACTGCCTCAGTGCCCTGCCACAGACTCCATCAGAGGCTCAGAACTAGAGGAAACCCTGACTTAGCTCAGGAGTTTGTAGGTTCAGGTCTCCTGGGCAGCACGAATTCCAAACTGTCCAGCAGGGTTGTGTCCACCCAGCTGTTTTTAAACAGCTGCCTGGTGCCCTTGAAAGAAAGGCCTGAGGGAAACACAGAGAGCCACTGGTGACCTCTTAATAGCTTTTCTGACCCGAGAATGTACAACTAACTCAGGTTGGGGTTCTCTGGGTGTTATTCCACTCCCTAGCACCCCACAATAATCTGACCATCATCTGAGCTGTCTCCTGGGAGTATCAACCTCCTTAAAAACACTCCAAAGATTCAATTTGAGTAACAGCTCAGGTCAGCCCCTCCATGCCAACCCAGACATCTCTTTTCCTCCTATTCAGAATCTCCTAACTTTCCCCAGGTCACTGAGGACAGGATAGGCAGTGGTTCAGGTCCCCCATCTCCAAGCAAGTCTAGACCCAAAGTCTCCCTCTCTTGACCTCCACACCCCAGACATCTAGCTCTCTTGAGGTCACTCCCTAGTGGCATTAGCCAGATGCCACCAGAGGAGAGTAATTTGGCGCCACCTGCTCCTATTGCCATCCCTGTAACCGTGGTCGGTGTGTGGAGGTGGACAGGAGGCTGGGGCGCCGAGCCctctgcccggcccggcccggcagAGACCTGGAGCGTGGACAGCGCACGGGGTGCTGAATCAGGGCCCCGGCTAGGGAGGACGGGACGGGACTGGACAGGGCTTCACGGACCGAGCTGAGCAGGGCATGACCACCGGACCCGACCAGGGACCCGGATCCGGAACGATGGAGCGGGGACTCCGGCCGTGGGTCCCGGAGGACCAGTGCCTCTTCCTCCCGGGAgcgcgggccgggggcgcggcCCTTACCTGGCCGAAGGCGGAGCTGAGCATGGGGCGCAGCCGGTGGAGGACCGGGTCCGCCTCGGTCCCCGCAGCGGCAGTGGAGTTCCCGCGGCCGCGGAGGCCGAGGTCCGGGGACGGCCCCGGAGCCTCCCCGTCCCGCCCGCGGGCCGGCGGCGCTGGTGAGGGCGGCGCGGGTCGGGGCGCCTCCCGGGGCCTGCAGCGCGTCGGGGCGGCTGCTCCACGCCGGGGCCCCCGCGCGCCCTCCTCGCGCGGCGCCGGCCGGCACAGGGGCCTCCGGGAACTGGGATCCCCGGACGGCGGCGGAGTGCTCGGACAGGCACTGGGCAGCCGGCGGCCGGGCAGCACCGGCTCCCGGGTCGGGCCGTGGCGGGGagcccggccgcccccgcccgccgcggccgccgccgccctcaGCAGCGACGTCTTGGACTCGCTCTTGGCGATGCTGGAGCTCATCGCGGCGCGACCGGCGCTCGCATGGcccggcgggggcggcgcggggcccccggcggtggtggcggcggcagCGGGCAGGGAGCGGGGCGTCCGGCGGGAGCCGAGCCCGAGGACGCGCTGGAGGCGGGCGCCGTCCCCTGGCCGCTTCAATGCGGCCCCTTCGCCGCCGCCCATGTGACAGCTCGGTCTCCTGCGCCAGCCCGGAGCTCTGAGCTCCCGCGGCCGGCCCTGTGCAAGGTGCAGATGGGGggtcggggggcgggggaagaggcGGTCTGCACGCCTGCGGCTCTCCGAAAGCCCACCCCCGGCTCCCGGCCGGCCCAGGTACcgctgcgccccgccccgccccgccctcgccccgccctGCGCCACGGGAGCCCCGTTTCCCAGCGGCCACTGGCGGCGAAGGGGGCGCTGTGACGCCGAgccccggggcgccccggggAAGGAGCTAGGAGGTCTCCACAGCCCCTGGTCACTCTCCTCCTGGAGGCTTCCACAGAGCCCCCAACCCCCCTGGTCACCCACAAATGTAGGCAAGGGTGCGCTCCCGCAGGGGAAGGGGTGCCCAATTTTGGAAATGAGACAAAAGAGGTGCAGAGCACTTGGGACCCCAGGGGGACAAAGGTGGTGTAGACTGCATGTGCAAACAGAGGAGCCCCAGAGGCCAGTAAGACCAGGCTGAAGGAAAAGACTCCGCTCTGGCAGCCGGACAGCAAAGCGGGACTCAGCTCCTAGTAACTCAGCTCTCCCAGCAGAAGCCGGCAGGGTGGTACCAGATGCATTACCTATCTAGGAGGCACCTGACGATGGTCAAGTCTCAGGTAGATCCCCATGGCTGTCCTTCCAGCTCTCCCCATCTTctacctcctcccccacccttttCTGCCCTTCTGGCTAATGGTGGATTCATGATCTTGGTAGACAGCCAGGAAGTCACACGGGGCTGGTTTAAAtctcaaatcccagctctgcggCTTACCATCTGGGCATCTTGGGCAAGTGTcatcagcttcttctgagctttgctttctctctgtAAAATGTGGGTGATATTCTAACTTCTCCTTGACATCATGTGACACCGTGCACAGGAAAGGTCTAGCCATTCCCTTCTCTCTGTACCTTCTTCTGAAACCCTAACTTCTACTCTTCTATAGAATGGAATGTTAAAGATTCTGAGGCGTGGGGAGCCTCCCCAACTCTCCTTGTTCTAGTCTCTGGCCTCAATGTCATCCACAGCCTGATGGATGCTCAGCCTTCTTGGAAGGACACACAGACTGG carries:
- the Cabp1 gene encoding calcium-binding protein 1 isoform X1, which gives rise to MGGGEGAALKRPGDGARLQRVLGLGSRRTPRSLPAAAATTAGGPAPPPPGHASAGRAAMSSSIAKSESKTSLLRAAAAAAGGGGRAPRHGPTREPVLPGRRLPSACPSTPPPSGDPSSRRPLCRPAPREEGARGPRRGAAAPTRCRPREAPRPAPPSPAPPARGRDGEAPGPSPDLGLRGRGNSTAAAGTEADPVLHRLRPMLSSAFGQDRSLRPEEIEELREAFREFDKDKDGYINCRDLGNCMRTMGYMPTEMELIELSQQINMNLGGHVDFDDFVELMGPKLLAETADMIGVKELRDAFREFDTNGDGEISTSELREAMRKLLGHQVGHRDIEEIIRDVDLNGDGRVDFEEFVRMMSR